Proteins encoded together in one Microcaecilia unicolor chromosome 3, aMicUni1.1, whole genome shotgun sequence window:
- the PRR13 gene encoding proline-rich protein 13, with the protein MWNPNTVGPSGPCPGGAFPPNPAFPAGSNPAYPPTANPGFPPGTMPMGPYLVPPAGMPGQPMYPPGHSIPPPFSGHQQPGFPVPPTGPYPPGMPGHPVPGCIGVNPLIPGAVIAGHKKNKKMKKAHKAHKPHKLHKHHKHGKHSSSSSSSSSSSSSSDSD; encoded by the exons GACCTTCAGGTCCTTGCCCTGGGGGAGCTTTCCCTCCTAATCCTGCTTTTCCTGCAGGCAGTAACCCTGCTTACCCTCCCACAGCTAATCCTGGCTTCCCCCCAGGCACTATGCCTATGGGTCCCTACCTTGTACCACCAGCTGGCATGCCAGGGCAGCCCATGTATCCTCCAGGGCATTCCATTCCACCTCCCTTCTCTGGGCATCAGCAGCCTGGCTTCCCAGTGCCTCctacaggcccataccccccaggCATGCCAGGGCACCCTGTTCCAGGGTGCATTGGAGTGAACCCCCTCATACCAGGAGCAGTAATTGCAGGACACAAGAAGAACAAGAAGATGAAAAAGGCTCACAAAGCACATAAGCCTCATAAGCTGCATAAACACCACAAGCATGGAAAG cattcttcctcctcctcctcttcttcctcctcctccagcagcaGTGACTCAGATTGA